From one Bos indicus isolate NIAB-ARS_2022 breed Sahiwal x Tharparkar chromosome 16, NIAB-ARS_B.indTharparkar_mat_pri_1.0, whole genome shotgun sequence genomic stretch:
- the DISP1 gene encoding protein dispatched homolog 1 isoform X5 → MSGEISRPSRPFKLPKSYAALIADWPVVVLGMCTVFIVVCALVGVLVPELPDFSDPLLGFEPRGTAIGQRLVTWNNMVKNTGYKATLANYPFKYADEQAKSHRDDRWSDDHYEREKREVDWNFHKDSFFCDVPSDRYSRVVFTSAGGETLWNLPAIKSMCNVDNSRIRSHPQFGDLCQRTTAASCCPSWTLGNYIAILNNRSSCQKIVERDVSHTLKLLRTCAKHYQNGTLEPDCWDMAARRKDQLKCTNVPRKCTKYNAVYQILHYLVDKDFMAPKTADYTPALKYSMLFSPTEKGESMMNIYLDNFENWNASDGVTTVTGIEFGIKHSLFQDYLLMDTVYPAIAMVIVLLVMCIYTRSMFITLMTMFAIISSLIVSYFLYRVVFNFEFFPFMNLTALIILVGIGADDAFVLCDVWNYTKFDKPHAETSETVSITLQHAALSMFVTSFTTAAAFYANYVSNITAIRCFGVYAGTAILVNYVLMVTWLPAVVVLHERYLLNIFSCFKKPQQQIYDNKSCWTVACQKCHKVLFAISEASRIFFEKVLPCIVIKFRYLWLFWFLALTVGGAYIVCINPKMKLPSLELSEFQVFRSSHPFERYDAEYKKLFMFERVHHGEELHMPITVIWGVSPEDNGNPLNPKSKGKLTLDSAFNIASPASQVWILHFCQKLRNQTFFYQTDEQDFTSCFIETFKQWMENQDCDEPALYPCCSHWSFPYKQEIFELCIKRAIMELERSTGYHLDSKTPGPRFDINDTIRAVVLEFQSTYLFTLAYEKMHQFYKEVDSWISNELSSAPEGLSHGWFVSNLEFYDLQDSLSDGTLIAMGLSVAVAFSVMLLTTWNIIISLYAIISIAGTIFVTVGSLVLLGWELNVLESVTISVAVGLSVDFAVHYGVAYRLAPDADREGKVIFSLSRMGSAIAMAALTTFVAGAMMMPSTVLAYTQLGTFMMLIMCISWAFATFFFQCMCRCLGPQGTCGQIPLPKKLQCSAFSHALSASPGDKGPSKTHTLNAYHLDPRGQTSEMEHEFYELEPLAAHSCTASEKTTYEETHICSEFFSSQARHLGLPVHAAYNSELNKSTKNETSPALLQASLEQHTMCHFFSLNQRCSCPNAYKHLKYGPPSCQQMGDCLCRQCAPTAGSFVHVQNSLAPLKAAHQAPEGFVHPAPHIHPCPGLQCRAKPPGAQNALPRSFFLHPVQHIQAQEKITKTSVHSLQSLEEHLPKTVEPSSLVCRSAGALHKACCGPETHPRGLCKNRDLGTTEGSGGATAKDSVSVSQTNKAERQVEPSPSQTDVIVSSEHLNQNEPKFLFNHLIGEAGYRSCPNNPQSCGRIVRVKCSSVDCQIPNIEANVPAVLTPSELSGESLLIKTL, encoded by the exons ACCATCCAGACCTTTCAAATTACCAAAAAG TTACGCAGCCCTGATAGCAGACTGGCCTGTGGTTGTCTTGGGCATGTGCACGGTGTTCATCGTGGTCTGCGCCTTGGTTGGAGTATTAGTGCCAGAGCTTCCTGATTTCTCTGATCCATTGCTG GGTTTTGAACCAAGAGGGACTGCAATAGGCCAGAGACTGGTCACATGGAATAACATGGTGAAAAATACAGGATACAAAGCAACATTAGCAAATTACCCCTTTAAATATGCAGATGAACAAGCCAAAAG CCATCGGGATGATAGGTGGTCAGACGATCATtatgaaagagagaagagagaagttgACTGGAACTTCCACAAGGACAGCTTTTTCTGTGACGTTCCAA GTGACCGATATTCCAGAGTAGTGTTTACTTCAGCTGGAGGGGAGACATTGTGGAATTTACCTGCAATTAAATCAATGTGCAATGTAGATAATTCAAGG ATCCGATCGCACCCGCAGTTTGGCGATCTCTGCCAGAGGACCACGGCTGCTTCCTGCTGCCCCAGCTGGACGCTGGGGAACTACATCGCTATTCTGAACAACAGATCATCCTGCCAGAAAATCGTGGAGCGCGATGTCTCTCATACCTTGAAGCTTCTCCGGACCTGCGCCAAACACTACCAGAACGGCACCCTGGAGCCAGACTGCTGGGACATGGCGGCCCGGAGGAAGGACCAGCTCAAGTGCACCAATGTGCCGCGGAAATGCACCAAGTACAACGCCGTGTACCAGATCCTCCACTACTTGGTGGACAAGGACTTCATGGCCCCGAAGACAGCCGATTACACACCCGCTCTGAAGTACAGCATGCTCTTTTCGCCCACCGAGAAAGGCGAGAGCATGATGAACATCTACCTGGACAACTTCGAAAACTGGAACGCATCCGACGGCGTCACCACTGTCACCGGCATTGAGTTTGGTATCAAGCACAGCTTGTTTCAGGATTATCTTCTGATGGATACGGTGTATCCCGCCATCGCCATGGTGATCGTCCTTTTAGTCATGTGCATCTACACCAGGTCCATGTTCATCACCCTGATGACGATGTTTGCCATCATCAGTTCTTTGATCGTGTCCTATTTTCTCTACCGCGTGGTGTTTAACTTtgaatttttcccttttatgaACCTCACCGCGCTCATTATTCTGGTGGGCATTGGAGCAGACGATGCTTTTGTCCTATGTGACGTCTGGAACTACACCAAATTTGACAAGCCTCATGCGGAAACATCAGAGACAGTGAGCATCACGCTGCAGCACGCTGCCCTGTCCATGTTCGTCACCAGTTTTACCACGGCAGCTGCCTTTTACGCCAACTACGTGAGCAACATCACAGCCATCAGATGCTTCGGGGTTTATGCGGGGACAGCCATCCTCGTCAATTACGTGCTGATGGTCACGTGGCTTCCGGCGGTGGTTGTCCTGCACGAGCGGTACctgcttaatatcttcagctGTTTCAAGAAGCCCCAGCAGCAGATTTACGACAACAAAAGCTGTTGGACGGTGGCCTGTCAGAAGTGCCACAAAGTCCTTTTTGCCATTTCAGAAGCATCtcgaattttttttgaaaaagtctTGCCGTGCATTGTTATTAAGTTTCGCTACCTCTGGCTATTCTGGTTCCTGGCCTTAACGGTGGGCGGGGCCTACATCGTCTGCATAAACCCAAAGATGAAGCTGCCCTCCTTGGAGCTGTCCGAGTTTCAGGTGTTTAGGTCGTCCCATCCTTTCGAACGTTACGACGCCGAGTACAAAAAGCTGTTCATGTTCGAGCGCGTCCACCACGGAGAGGAGCTCCACATGCCCATCACGGTCATCTGGGGTGTATCCCCAGAGGACAACGGCAACCCCCTAAACCCTAAGAGCAAAGGGAAGCTGACCTTGGACAGCGCCTTCAACATCGCCAGTCCGGCTTCGCAGGTCTGGATTTTGCACTTCTGTCAAAAACTGAGAAATCAGACCTTCTTTTACCAGACCGACGAACAGGACTTCACCAGCTGCTTCATCGAGACCTTTAAGCAGTGGATGGAAAACCAGGACTGCGATGAGCCTGCCCTGTACCCATGCTGCAGCCACTGGAGCTTCCCCTACAAGCAGGAGATTTTCGAACTGTGCATCAAGAGAGCCATCATGGAGCTGGAGAGGAGCACAGGCTACCACTTAGATAGCAAGACCCCAGGGCCAAGGTTTGACATCAATGACACCATCAGGGCAGTTGTGTTAGAGTTCCAGAGTACCTACCTCTTCACCCTGGCTTATGAAAAGATGCATCAGTTTTATAAAGAGGTGGACTCATGGATTTCCAATGAGCTGAGTTCTGCCCCTGAGGGCCTCAGCCACGGCTGGTTTGTCAGCAATCTGGAGTTCTACGACCTCCAGGACAGCCTCTCCGATGGCACCCTCATTGCCATGGGGCTGTCCGTGGCCGTGGCCTTCAGCGTGATGCTGCTGACCACTTGGAACATCATCATAAGCCTTTACGCCATCATTTCGATTGCCGGAACTATATTTGTCACCGTGGGTTCTCTCGTCCTGCTGGGCTGGGAGCTGAATGTTTTGGAGTCAGTCACCATTTCGGTGGCTGTGGGCCTATCTGTAGACTTTGCTGTCCATTATGGGGTGGCTTATCGCTTGGCCCCAGATGCTGACCGAGAAGGGAAGGTGATCTTCTCTCTGAGTCGCATGGGCTCTGCCATCGCCATGGCTGCGCTGACCACCTTCGTGGCAGGGGCCATGATGATGCCCTCTACGGTTTTGGCTTACACTCAGCTGGGCACCTTCATGATGCTCATCATGTGTATTAGCTGGGCTTTTGCCACCTTCTTTTTCCAATGCATGTGCCGGTGCCTTGGGCCGCAGGGGACCTGCGGTCAGATCCCTTTACCTAAAAAACTCCAGTGCAGTGCCTTCTCCCACGCCTTGTCTGCAAGTCCTGGTGACAAGGGACCAAGCAAGACACACACCCTGAATGCTTATCATTTAGATCCCAGGGGCCAGACATCAGAAATGGAACACGAGTTTTATGAATTGGAACCTCTGGCAGCCCACAGCTGCACAGCCTCTGAGAAGACCACTTATGAAGAGACCCACATCTGCTCTGAATTTTTTAGCAGCCAGGCAAGGCACTTAGGGCTGCCTGTCCACGCAGCTTACAACAGTGAACTTAACAAAAGCACCAAAAATGAAACGAGCCCTGCCTTGTTGCAGGCCTCTCTTGAACAGCACACCATGTGTCACTTCTTCTCTCTGAATCAGAGATGCAGCTGCCCAAATGCCTACAAACATTTGAAATATGGCCCGCCCTCTTGCCAGCAGATGGGCGACTGTTTGTGCCGCCAGTGTGCTCCCACTGCCGGCAGCTTTGTGCACGTCCAGAACAGCCTGGCGCCTCTGAAGGCAGCACACCAAGCCCCCGAGGGCTTCGTGCATCCAGCCCCACACATCCACCCCTGTCCTGGCCTACAGTGCAGGGCAAAACCGCCTGGAGCCCAGAATGCTCTGCCCAGGAGTTTCTTCCTCCACCCAGTGCAGCACATTCAGGCCCAAGAAAAAATCACTAAGACCAGTGTACACAGTCTTCAGAGCCTCGAAGAGCATCTTCCAAAGACGGTAGAGCCATCATCGTTGGTCTGCAGAAGCGCTGGAGCCTTACACAAAGCCTGCTGTGGTCCTGAGACTCACCCAAGGGGACTCTGTAAAAACAGAGACCTTGGGACCACAGAGGGCAGTGGCGGGGCCACCGCCAAGGACTCCGTTTCAGTGAGTCAGACCAACAAGGCAGAAAGGCAGGTGGAGCCGAGCCCATCACAGACTGATGTCATTGTGAGCTCAGAACATTTAAATCAGAATGAACCCAAATTTCTATTTAACCATTTAATAGGGGAGGCCGGTTATAGGTCCTGCCCAAACAATCCGCAGAGCTGTGGCAGAATTGTGAGAGTTAAGTGCAGTTCTGTGGACTGTCAAATACCAAACATTGAAGCCAACGTGCCTGCTGTATTAACACCCTCGGAACTTTCTGGCGAAAGTTTGTTAATAAAAACGCTTTAA